In Acidobacteriota bacterium, one genomic interval encodes:
- a CDS encoding TlyA family RNA methyltransferase: MGVRRERIDMLLVERGLAPSRTLAQALVMEGRVRAAGRRVDKPGTRVDVDSDVAVAGDPRRFASRGGLKLEAALDAFALDVTGLVALDVGASTGGFTDCLLQRGAARVYAVDVGHGQLDHALRTDPRVTVVEKVNARFLEAAHLPGAVDLVVMDVSFISATMILPALPPLMRGDDAVVLVKPQFEVGRAGVGKGGIVKSPEHWRAAILGVAEGARAAGFSARHVIVSPITGAEGNREFLLHLTVARREAIPSAGGIERSIGEALAAAILPGDGEAS, from the coding sequence ATGGGCGTGAGACGGGAGAGAATCGACATGCTGCTCGTGGAGAGAGGGCTTGCGCCGAGCCGGACGCTCGCGCAGGCACTCGTGATGGAGGGGAGGGTCCGCGCGGCCGGCCGCCGCGTCGACAAGCCCGGCACCCGGGTCGACGTCGACAGTGACGTCGCCGTTGCCGGCGATCCCCGCCGCTTCGCGAGCCGCGGCGGGCTGAAGCTCGAGGCGGCGCTCGACGCCTTCGCCCTCGACGTGACCGGGCTCGTCGCGCTCGACGTCGGAGCCAGCACCGGAGGGTTCACGGACTGCCTTCTCCAGAGGGGCGCCGCGCGCGTCTACGCCGTGGACGTCGGGCACGGGCAGCTCGATCACGCTCTGCGCACCGACCCCAGGGTCACGGTCGTCGAGAAGGTCAACGCGAGGTTTCTCGAGGCGGCTCACCTCCCGGGGGCCGTCGACCTGGTCGTGATGGACGTGTCGTTCATCTCGGCGACGATGATCCTCCCGGCCCTCCCTCCGCTGATGCGGGGGGACGACGCCGTCGTGCTGGTCAAGCCGCAGTTCGAGGTGGGGCGCGCGGGAGTGGGAAAGGGAGGGATCGTGAAGTCTCCGGAGCACTGGCGCGCCGCGATTCTCGGCGTCGCGGAGGGGGCGCGCGCCGCCGGCTTCAGCGCCCGGCACGTCATCGTCTCCCCCATCACGGGGGCGGAGGGAAACCGCGAGTTCCTGCTGCACCTCACCGTCGCGCGCCGGGAGGCGATCCCCTCCGCCGGGGGTATCGAGCGATCGATCGGCGAGGCCCTCGCGGCGGCAATCCTTCCGGGCGACGGAGAGGCGTCATGA
- a CDS encoding polyprenyl synthetase family protein, producing MADRLAPLRAAVDAALDRFLAADREIPPLILEAARYAVLGPGKRLRPILVLASGEATAGRPEELMPAACAVEMIHAFSLVHDDLPALDDDSLRRGRPTVHVRFDEATAILAGDALLNLAFEVLATAPAASGGEARRLRALAAVARAVGLRGMIGGQVLDLEFEGKSATREELERIHRLKTGCLITASCVAGGILSGADEGAIGALDRYGRALGLAFQITDDILDVTGSAEEIGKSPGKDAAAAKTTFPSLFGLEASRRMAAEQVEAAVAAVSLFGERAATLSGIARSIASRRS from the coding sequence GTGGCCGATCGGCTGGCCCCGCTCCGCGCCGCGGTCGACGCCGCGCTCGATCGGTTCCTCGCGGCCGATCGCGAGATCCCCCCCCTCATTCTCGAGGCGGCCCGCTACGCCGTGCTCGGCCCGGGCAAGAGACTGCGCCCGATCCTCGTCCTCGCGTCGGGGGAGGCGACCGCGGGGCGCCCGGAGGAGCTGATGCCCGCGGCGTGCGCGGTCGAGATGATCCACGCCTTCTCCCTCGTGCACGACGACCTCCCCGCCCTCGACGACGACTCGCTGCGGCGCGGGAGACCCACCGTGCACGTGAGGTTCGACGAGGCGACGGCGATCCTCGCCGGCGACGCGCTCTTGAACCTCGCGTTCGAGGTCCTCGCGACGGCGCCCGCCGCCTCGGGGGGCGAGGCCCGGAGACTCCGCGCCCTCGCCGCCGTGGCGCGCGCCGTGGGCCTCCGGGGGATGATCGGCGGGCAGGTGCTCGATCTCGAGTTCGAGGGGAAGTCGGCGACGCGGGAGGAGCTCGAGCGCATTCACCGGCTCAAGACGGGATGCCTCATCACCGCCTCGTGCGTGGCCGGCGGCATCCTCTCCGGAGCGGACGAAGGCGCGATCGGCGCCCTCGACCGGTACGGACGGGCGCTCGGGCTGGCCTTCCAGATCACCGACGACATCCTCGACGTCACCGGATCGGCCGAGGAGATCGGCAAGTCCCCCGGCAAGGACGCCGCGGCGGCCAAGACGACGTTCCCCTCGCTCTTCGGCCTCGAGGCGTCGCGGAGGATGGCGGCGGAGCAGGTCGAGGCCGCCGTCGCCGCCGTCTCGCTGTTCGGGGAGCGCGCGGCCACCCTCTCGGGCATCGCGCGATCGATCGCGTCGCGGCGGAGCTGA
- a CDS encoding exodeoxyribonuclease VII small subunit, with amino-acid sequence MASKEIKFETALTRLEEIVTKLEDGDLALEDSLKLFEEGVKLSRACDQKLQAAERRIEILLKDEEGHLAALPFEPKDGASGEE; translated from the coding sequence GTGGCGTCCAAGGAGATCAAGTTCGAGACGGCCCTGACCCGCCTCGAGGAGATCGTGACGAAGCTCGAGGACGGCGATCTGGCCCTCGAGGACTCGCTCAAGCTCTTCGAGGAAGGGGTCAAGCTCTCGCGGGCCTGCGATCAGAAGCTGCAGGCCGCGGAGCGCCGGATCGAGATCCTCCTCAAGGACGAGGAGGGGCACCTCGCCGCCCTTCCCTTCGAGCCGAAGGACGGCGCCTCCGGAGAGGAATAG
- a CDS encoding exodeoxyribonuclease VII large subunit, with translation MTRGGESAGAAGDGAARPGTRGRPFGVSEVNKAGREILEADLSSIWLVGEISNFKPHTSGHWYFSLKDERAQIGAAMFRYANGLVRFRPADGMKVLVRGTVTLYEPRGSYQIVVETMEPKGLGELQAAFEQLKTKLRAEGLFDEGRKRPLPPLPRSVGIVTSPTGAAVRDILRVFERRGADLKVLIAPCRVQGSAAAGEIVRAIGILNERADTEVVILARGGGSLEDLWPFNEEAVARAIAASRIPVVSAVGHEIDFTIADFVADLRAPTPSAAAEMVLRSRDELTARVGAARGALGRSARLILSQARGRVARLGADRALASVESNLRGALQRADDLSLRLHRAITTRLVALRAAVDLKSQRLSPRGLMASVSARREQLRSTSGLAERAVRGRVEGARAKLGRAASMLQTLSPLGVLERGYAICHDAASGDVITEAHPAQIGRPVRVRLHKGSLLCDVKKAETAGG, from the coding sequence GTGACGCGCGGCGGTGAGAGCGCGGGGGCCGCGGGGGACGGAGCGGCGCGCCCCGGAACGCGCGGGCGGCCGTTCGGCGTCTCCGAGGTCAACAAGGCCGGCCGCGAGATCCTCGAGGCCGATCTCTCGTCCATCTGGCTCGTCGGCGAGATCTCGAACTTCAAGCCGCACACCTCGGGCCACTGGTACTTCTCGCTGAAGGACGAGCGCGCGCAGATCGGCGCGGCGATGTTCCGCTACGCGAACGGCCTCGTGCGCTTCCGCCCCGCCGACGGGATGAAGGTCCTCGTCCGCGGGACGGTCACGCTGTACGAGCCGAGGGGCTCGTACCAGATCGTCGTCGAGACGATGGAGCCGAAAGGGCTCGGCGAGCTCCAGGCCGCCTTCGAGCAGCTCAAGACGAAGCTCCGCGCGGAGGGGCTCTTCGACGAGGGGCGCAAGCGCCCGCTCCCGCCCCTTCCGAGGAGCGTCGGCATCGTCACCTCCCCCACCGGCGCGGCGGTGCGGGACATCCTGAGGGTTTTCGAGCGGCGCGGCGCGGATCTCAAGGTGCTCATCGCCCCGTGCCGGGTGCAGGGGAGCGCCGCGGCCGGCGAGATCGTCCGGGCGATCGGGATCCTGAACGAGCGCGCCGACACCGAGGTCGTGATCCTGGCCCGCGGCGGGGGGAGCCTCGAGGACCTGTGGCCCTTCAACGAGGAGGCCGTCGCCCGCGCCATCGCCGCGTCGCGCATCCCCGTCGTCTCCGCCGTGGGGCACGAGATCGACTTCACGATCGCCGACTTCGTCGCGGACCTGAGGGCGCCGACCCCGTCGGCGGCGGCCGAGATGGTCCTGAGGTCCCGCGACGAGCTCACCGCCCGCGTGGGCGCCGCGCGGGGAGCCCTCGGGCGATCCGCTCGGCTCATCCTGTCGCAGGCGCGGGGGAGGGTCGCCCGTCTCGGGGCGGATCGGGCGCTCGCCTCCGTCGAGTCGAACCTGAGGGGGGCGCTCCAGCGCGCGGACGATCTGAGCCTGCGCCTCCACCGGGCGATCACGACCCGCCTGGTGGCGCTGCGCGCCGCGGTCGATCTGAAATCCCAGCGACTCTCCCCGCGCGGGCTGATGGCCTCGGTCTCCGCGCGCCGGGAGCAGCTGCGATCCACGTCGGGCCTCGCCGAGCGGGCCGTGCGCGGGCGCGTCGAGGGGGCCCGGGCGAAACTCGGGCGCGCCGCGTCGATGCTCCAGACCCTGTCGCCGCTCGGCGTGCTGGAACGGGGATATGCCATCTGTCATGATGCGGCGAGCGGCGACGTGATCACCGAAGCGCACCCCGCGCAGATCGGCCGCCCCGTTCGCGTGAGACTCCACAAGGGAAGCCTTCTCTGCGACGTGAAGAAGGCCGAGACGGCGGGAGGTTGA
- a CDS encoding TIGR00282 family metallophosphoesterase, with the protein MTILFLGDLFGKPGLRILKDRLHSLVDRNRADFTVVNVENAADGSGVTPEIAESILALGADCLTTGNHAFDRREILDYFAEQPRLLRPLNCAPGTPGRGVYVGETAGGTKVAVMNLIGRVHMPGAADCPFRAADAAIAAGFGGAKILLVDMHGEATSEKAAMGAHLDGRASAVVGTHTHVQTADESILPKGTAFITDAGMTGPASGVIGGDREAALRRFVTQMPGRIPAATGAARLHGVVVTVDAASGRATAIRRLAMGEDDP; encoded by the coding sequence TTGACGATTCTCTTTCTCGGCGATCTCTTCGGCAAGCCAGGGCTCAGGATCCTGAAGGACCGCCTCCACTCCCTCGTCGACAGGAACCGCGCCGACTTCACCGTCGTCAACGTCGAGAACGCCGCCGACGGATCGGGGGTCACCCCCGAGATCGCCGAGTCGATCCTGGCGCTCGGGGCCGACTGCCTCACGACGGGGAACCACGCCTTCGACCGGCGCGAGATCCTCGACTACTTCGCCGAGCAGCCGAGGCTGCTGCGGCCCCTGAACTGCGCGCCGGGGACCCCGGGACGCGGCGTCTACGTCGGGGAGACGGCGGGAGGGACGAAGGTCGCCGTGATGAACCTCATCGGGCGCGTGCACATGCCGGGGGCCGCGGACTGCCCCTTCCGCGCGGCCGACGCGGCGATCGCCGCCGGATTCGGCGGCGCGAAGATCCTTCTCGTCGACATGCACGGAGAGGCGACGTCGGAGAAGGCGGCGATGGGCGCCCACCTCGACGGCCGCGCGTCGGCGGTCGTCGGGACGCACACGCACGTTCAGACCGCGGACGAGTCGATCCTCCCGAAGGGGACCGCCTTCATCACGGACGCCGGGATGACCGGCCCCGCCTCGGGAGTCATCGGAGGGGATCGCGAGGCGGCCCTGCGCCGCTTTGTCACGCAGATGCCCGGGCGGATCCCCGCGGCGACCGGCGCGGCGAGGCTCCACGGCGTCGTCGTCACCGTCGACGCGGCGAGCGGGCGCGCGACGGCCATCCGCCGGCTGGCGATGGGCGAGGACGACCCGTGA
- the rny gene encoding ribonuclease Y, producing MSWPVAVLIALVTAGAALLVDHLVRASIRKKKIAEARDRASSIIDKANADAASVRETAALEGRVQTEAALAKAEEEAAARVAALDAQARDVETRERNLQKRNQFVDEKLKQVETREKNVEKAEKEAVDTKAAAAKALADQRARLEQISGYTSALAKKELMREMETEARMEAASRLQRIEEETRERAADLARWAVVQAIQRYAPGQTGESTVTVVDLPSDEMKGRIIGREGRNIRSIEMATGIDLLIDDTPGAILVSSFNPIRRQIAKIALERLVEDGRIHPARIEEVVAKIKDEFDKLLTETGEAAGFELGLHDLNPKLFKMAGRLNFLTFHGQNLLQHSTEVAILATQIGALLGVKTDVTKRAGFLHKIGFADETNLDRSPLLISAEIAQRLGEPEPVVHCIQALYGIVAPRSMESALLQVAEAVSIARPGARKEMLQTYLERMGGLEDIARSYKGVKEVYAVRAGKEVRVFVEPDRVADKEVVWLSRDIARRIEKEVPHPGQLKVSVIRETRSVDFAM from the coding sequence ATGTCGTGGCCTGTTGCGGTGCTCATCGCCCTCGTCACCGCCGGGGCCGCGCTCCTCGTCGATCACCTCGTGCGCGCTTCGATCCGGAAGAAGAAAATCGCCGAGGCGCGCGATCGCGCTTCCTCCATCATCGACAAGGCGAACGCCGACGCGGCGTCCGTTCGTGAGACGGCGGCCCTCGAGGGTCGCGTCCAGACGGAGGCCGCGCTCGCGAAGGCCGAGGAGGAGGCGGCCGCCCGCGTCGCGGCGCTCGACGCGCAGGCCCGCGACGTGGAGACCCGCGAGAGAAACCTCCAGAAGCGGAACCAGTTCGTCGACGAGAAGCTCAAGCAGGTCGAGACGCGCGAGAAGAACGTCGAGAAGGCCGAGAAGGAGGCCGTCGACACGAAGGCGGCCGCCGCGAAGGCGCTCGCCGACCAGCGCGCGCGGCTCGAGCAGATCTCCGGCTACACCTCCGCGCTCGCCAAGAAGGAGCTGATGCGCGAGATGGAGACCGAGGCGAGGATGGAGGCGGCCTCGCGCCTCCAGCGCATCGAGGAGGAGACGCGCGAGCGCGCCGCCGACCTCGCCCGCTGGGCCGTCGTCCAGGCGATCCAGCGCTACGCCCCGGGGCAGACCGGCGAGTCGACGGTGACGGTGGTCGACCTCCCCAGCGACGAGATGAAGGGGCGCATCATCGGCCGCGAGGGGCGCAACATCCGATCCATCGAGATGGCGACCGGCATCGATCTCCTCATCGACGACACGCCGGGAGCGATCCTCGTCTCGTCCTTCAATCCCATCCGGCGGCAGATCGCGAAGATCGCGCTCGAGCGGCTCGTCGAGGACGGGCGCATCCATCCGGCCCGGATCGAGGAGGTCGTCGCCAAGATCAAGGACGAGTTCGACAAGCTGCTGACCGAGACGGGAGAGGCGGCGGGGTTCGAGCTGGGCCTCCACGATCTGAACCCGAAGCTCTTCAAGATGGCGGGGCGGTTGAACTTCCTCACCTTCCACGGGCAGAACCTCCTGCAGCACAGCACCGAGGTCGCGATCCTGGCGACCCAGATCGGCGCGCTGCTGGGGGTGAAGACCGACGTGACGAAGCGCGCCGGCTTCCTCCACAAGATCGGCTTCGCGGACGAGACGAACCTGGATCGCTCCCCTCTCCTCATCTCGGCCGAGATCGCGCAGCGGCTCGGCGAGCCGGAGCCGGTCGTGCACTGCATCCAGGCCCTCTACGGCATCGTCGCCCCCCGCTCGATGGAGTCGGCGCTCCTCCAGGTCGCCGAGGCGGTCTCCATCGCGCGACCCGGCGCGCGCAAGGAGATGCTCCAGACGTACCTCGAGCGGATGGGCGGACTCGAGGACATCGCGCGGTCCTACAAGGGGGTGAAGGAGGTCTACGCGGTGAGGGCGGGCAAGGAGGTCCGCGTCTTCGTCGAGCCGGATCGCGTCGCCGACAAGGAAGTCGTGTGGCTCTCCCGCGACATCGCGCGCCGCATCGAGAAGGAGGTCCCCCATCCCGGCCAGCTCAAGGTCAGCGTGATCCGCGAGACGCGCTCGGTGGACTTCGCGATGTAG
- a CDS encoding cell division protein ZapA has product MSRDVKIVPVEIFGQIYNLRADGDPAYVVDLAAHVDAKMREVAKETKAVDTLRVAILAALNIADEARRNAPRPADVVTGNDREIDRRAAEWTKILDDAIAR; this is encoded by the coding sequence ATGTCGCGAGACGTGAAGATCGTTCCGGTCGAGATCTTCGGGCAGATCTACAACCTGCGCGCCGACGGCGATCCGGCGTACGTCGTCGATCTCGCCGCGCACGTCGACGCGAAGATGCGCGAGGTGGCGAAGGAGACGAAGGCCGTCGACACCCTTCGCGTCGCCATCCTCGCCGCGCTGAACATCGCCGACGAGGCGAGGCGCAACGCCCCCCGGCCGGCGGACGTCGTGACCGGAAACGATCGCGAGATCGATCGCCGCGCCGCGGAGTGGACGAAGATCCTCGACGACGCGATCGCCCGCTGA
- a CDS encoding phenylalanine--tRNA ligase subunit beta, with protein MKFPVEWVREFVGIDLPAPALASKLTSVGFVVDAFEGEGDSAILDVDVAPNRPDAMNMYGLAREIAAFSGRGLYAYPAGVREAAEAQPSASSASVEVEAGDLCRRYCARVVRNVKPVPSPEWMARRLRSVGLTGVNSIVDITNYVLWELGHPLHAFDLALLAGKRLVVRRARKGEAIQTLDGVARHLDPEMLVIADARAPVALAGVMGGAGTMISASTRDVLLEAAWFDPSSVRRTAKRLGLATDASYRFERGADIEAAHVAIDRAASLLAEIAGGEVAPGVIDVRPGGTIPLRTVHLRLARVATLLGMRVDADPAAAALSRLGFEVRPAGDGFEVVVPRHRLDIEGEADLVEEIGRSVGYDAIPDRIPHLPGTGAVHRFAHRREETLRSSLLASGYSEAITYSFTSSEMDWPYREEGVVPVAVTNPMSEGQETLRSTLLPGLAAALRHNVNRGVKDVRLFEIGRVFRRIDLPTSHEDRKHGPPAGVDEPLAAALAATGLARARHWGEPARESGFHDVKGALEEAFARLGLDVEFEPPANPGPFRPGACASVTSRGVVAGRVGVLSAETAARLGLKVPVTLAEIDLSTLLAAPGTPLGVHPLPRFPAVSRDLALVVRRDVLWRDVRRAITAAGGDLVTRVTVFDRYEGKSIPAGHVSLAVNVLYQHADRTLAADEVQSAESNVLAALARQFGISLRQQAET; from the coding sequence GTGAAGTTCCCGGTCGAGTGGGTTCGGGAGTTCGTCGGGATCGATCTCCCGGCCCCCGCCCTCGCCTCGAAGCTCACCTCCGTCGGGTTCGTGGTGGACGCGTTCGAGGGGGAGGGGGACTCCGCGATCCTCGACGTCGATGTCGCCCCCAACCGCCCCGACGCGATGAACATGTACGGCCTCGCCCGCGAGATCGCCGCCTTCTCCGGAAGGGGGCTGTACGCGTACCCGGCGGGAGTGCGCGAGGCGGCGGAGGCCCAGCCTTCGGCCTCGAGCGCGTCCGTCGAGGTCGAGGCCGGCGACCTCTGCAGGCGTTACTGCGCCCGCGTCGTCCGCAACGTGAAACCGGTCCCCTCCCCCGAATGGATGGCGCGGCGCCTTCGCTCGGTGGGGCTGACCGGCGTGAACAGCATCGTCGACATCACCAACTACGTTCTCTGGGAGCTCGGGCACCCGCTCCACGCCTTCGATCTCGCGCTCCTCGCGGGGAAACGCCTCGTGGTCAGGCGCGCGCGCAAGGGCGAGGCGATCCAGACGCTGGACGGCGTCGCGCGTCACCTCGACCCCGAGATGCTCGTCATCGCCGACGCCAGGGCGCCCGTCGCGCTCGCCGGCGTGATGGGCGGCGCCGGCACGATGATCTCCGCGTCGACCCGCGACGTCCTCCTAGAGGCGGCGTGGTTCGATCCGTCGAGCGTGAGGCGGACGGCGAAGAGGCTGGGCCTCGCCACCGACGCCTCGTATCGCTTCGAGCGCGGCGCCGACATCGAGGCGGCGCACGTCGCGATCGATCGCGCCGCCTCGCTCCTGGCGGAGATCGCGGGGGGAGAGGTCGCCCCCGGCGTCATCGACGTCCGCCCCGGCGGGACGATCCCGCTCCGCACGGTGCACCTCCGCCTCGCGCGCGTGGCGACCCTCCTCGGCATGCGCGTGGACGCCGACCCCGCCGCGGCCGCCCTCTCCCGCCTCGGCTTCGAGGTGAGGCCGGCGGGGGACGGCTTCGAGGTGGTGGTCCCCCGTCACCGCCTCGACATCGAGGGGGAGGCGGATCTCGTCGAAGAGATCGGCCGGTCCGTCGGCTACGACGCCATTCCCGATCGGATCCCGCACCTCCCCGGCACCGGGGCGGTCCACCGCTTCGCCCACCGTCGCGAGGAAACTCTCAGGTCGTCGCTCCTCGCGTCGGGTTACTCCGAGGCGATCACGTACTCGTTCACGTCGAGCGAGATGGACTGGCCCTACCGCGAGGAGGGAGTCGTGCCGGTGGCGGTGACGAACCCCATGTCCGAGGGGCAGGAGACGCTCCGCTCGACGCTCCTCCCGGGGCTCGCCGCCGCCCTGCGCCACAACGTGAACCGTGGGGTGAAAGACGTGAGGCTCTTCGAGATCGGAAGAGTCTTCCGCCGCATCGACCTTCCGACCAGCCACGAGGACCGGAAGCACGGCCCCCCCGCGGGAGTCGACGAGCCTCTCGCCGCCGCGCTCGCGGCCACGGGGCTCGCGCGCGCGCGGCACTGGGGCGAGCCCGCCAGGGAGTCCGGCTTCCACGACGTGAAGGGGGCGCTCGAGGAGGCCTTCGCGCGTCTCGGCCTCGACGTGGAGTTCGAGCCTCCGGCCAACCCCGGGCCGTTCCGGCCAGGGGCCTGCGCCTCCGTGACGTCGCGCGGCGTGGTGGCAGGGCGCGTGGGGGTCCTTTCGGCCGAGACGGCAGCGCGGCTGGGGTTGAAGGTCCCCGTCACCCTCGCCGAAATCGATCTCTCGACCCTTCTCGCCGCCCCGGGGACGCCCCTCGGCGTCCACCCCCTCCCCCGGTTCCCCGCGGTCTCGCGCGATCTCGCGCTGGTCGTGAGGCGCGACGTCCTCTGGCGCGACGTGAGGCGCGCCATCACCGCGGCCGGCGGGGATCTCGTGACGCGCGTCACCGTCTTCGATCGCTACGAGGGGAAGTCGATCCCCGCCGGGCACGTGTCGCTCGCCGTGAACGTGCTCTACCAGCACGCGGACCGGACGCTCGCGGCCGACGAGGTCCAGTCCGCCGAATCGAACGTCCTGGCCGCCCTTGCGCGGCAATTCGGGATATCCTTGAGACAGCAGGCGGAAACCTGA
- the pheS gene encoding phenylalanine--tRNA ligase subunit alpha — MSPLESLDRALEAIRAEFESAVPSCGDAASIEGLRNRILGRKSGLLTLALKGLKDLPAGDRPAAGERANHLRAAIEAALESAAGRAATPGAVAAGAIDVTLPGAAPRAGTPHPITLVRREIETVFLEMGFTIEEGPEVEDDWHNFEALNIPKDHPARDMQDTFYVDGGGLLRTHTSPIQIRTMQKVRPPLKMVALGKAFRRDDDISHSPMFHQVEGLVVGEGVGMADLKGTIRLFASRLFLRELQVRLRPGYFPFVEPGAEFDVSCMICGGDGCRTCKRSGWIEMGGAGMVHPAVFENVGYDPEKVTGFAFGLGVDRIAMLRYAIDDIRLFFENDLRFLDQFRSES, encoded by the coding sequence GTGTCGCCTCTCGAAAGCCTCGACAGGGCCCTCGAGGCGATCCGCGCGGAGTTCGAGAGCGCGGTCCCCTCGTGCGGCGATGCCGCGTCGATCGAGGGGTTGCGCAACCGGATCCTCGGAAGGAAATCCGGCCTCCTGACGCTGGCGCTCAAGGGGCTGAAGGATCTCCCGGCGGGGGATCGCCCCGCTGCCGGCGAAAGGGCCAACCACCTGAGGGCCGCGATCGAAGCGGCCCTCGAGAGCGCCGCCGGCAGGGCCGCGACCCCTGGCGCCGTTGCCGCCGGCGCGATCGACGTCACCCTCCCCGGCGCCGCGCCGCGCGCGGGGACGCCGCACCCCATCACGCTCGTCCGCCGCGAGATCGAGACGGTCTTCCTCGAGATGGGGTTCACGATCGAGGAGGGGCCCGAGGTCGAGGACGACTGGCACAACTTCGAGGCGCTCAACATCCCGAAGGACCATCCCGCGCGCGACATGCAGGACACCTTCTACGTCGACGGGGGGGGCCTCCTCCGGACGCACACCTCCCCCATCCAGATCCGCACGATGCAGAAGGTCCGGCCGCCGCTGAAGATGGTGGCGCTCGGGAAGGCTTTCCGCCGCGACGACGACATCTCGCACTCGCCGATGTTCCACCAGGTCGAGGGGCTCGTCGTCGGCGAAGGGGTGGGGATGGCCGACCTGAAGGGGACCATCCGCCTCTTCGCCAGCCGCCTCTTCCTCCGCGAGCTCCAGGTGCGCCTCCGGCCGGGGTACTTCCCCTTCGTCGAGCCGGGGGCCGAGTTCGACGTCTCGTGCATGATCTGCGGGGGCGACGGGTGCCGCACGTGCAAGCGCTCGGGATGGATCGAGATGGGGGGCGCCGGCATGGTCCACCCCGCGGTCTTCGAGAACGTCGGGTACGACCCGGAGAAGGTCACCGGGTTCGCGTTCGGCCTCGGGGTCGATCGCATCGCGATGCTCCGTTACGCCATCGACGACATCCGGCTCTTCTTCGAGAACGACCTCCGGTTCCTCGATCAGTTCCGGAGCGAGTCGTGA
- the rplT gene encoding 50S ribosomal protein L20 has product MPRVKRGTKRRAGRQKTLARAKGYYQGKSKLHRFAMQAVDKALGYAYRDRRARKRDFRRLWIVRINAAARLNGLSYSALISGLKGAGIGLDRKSLADIAVADPAAFTELAHKAQTALSARAS; this is encoded by the coding sequence GTGCCCAGAGTCAAACGAGGTACCAAGAGGCGCGCCGGACGCCAGAAAACGCTGGCGCGCGCGAAAGGCTATTACCAGGGCAAATCCAAGCTCCACCGCTTCGCGATGCAGGCCGTCGACAAGGCGCTGGGGTACGCGTACCGCGATCGCAGGGCCCGCAAGAGGGACTTCCGCCGCCTGTGGATCGTGCGCATCAACGCGGCGGCCCGTCTGAACGGGCTGTCGTACAGCGCCCTCATCTCCGGCCTGAAGGGGGCGGGGATCGGCCTCGACCGGAAGAGCCTCGCCGACATCGCGGTGGCCGATCCGGCGGCGTTCACCGAGCTGGCCCACAAGGCCCAGACCGCACTCTCCGCCCGCGCTTCCTGA
- the rpmI gene encoding 50S ribosomal protein L35, protein MPKMKTHRGAAKRFRVTGTGKIKRSKAMKAHILTKKASGRKRHLATATLVSKADSKKVHRMLPYA, encoded by the coding sequence ATGCCTAAGATGAAGACCCACCGGGGCGCCGCCAAGCGGTTCCGCGTCACCGGGACAGGCAAGATCAAGCGCAGCAAGGCCATGAAGGCCCACATCCTCACCAAGAAGGCGTCGGGGCGGAAGCGACACCTCGCCACGGCGACACTCGTCAGCAAGGCGGACAGCAAGAAGGTCCACCGCATGCTGCCGTACGCGTAA
- a CDS encoding translation initiation factor IF-3, translated as MNEKIRAKELRVIDEEGGQLGIMTPADALSLAQSKGLDLVEVAPTSVPPVCRILDYGKYIYEQNKKQHDAKKKQKHVHVKEVKFRPKTEEHDYEFKRNHIARFLKQGDKVKVSIMFRGREMQHLDYGKRILDRVIVELEGIAIIEAHPRVEGHFMSMFLAPKKGLVPEKPAPPVKAEAAKPRATRRAPAAKSPAAAKATGTGAAIETGEAIETGAAIEKGSEDA; from the coding sequence ATCAACGAGAAGATCCGGGCGAAAGAGCTGAGGGTCATCGACGAGGAGGGGGGCCAGCTCGGCATCATGACGCCGGCCGACGCGCTGTCCCTGGCGCAGTCCAAGGGGCTCGACCTGGTGGAGGTCGCGCCCACGTCGGTGCCCCCCGTCTGCCGGATCCTCGACTACGGAAAGTACATCTACGAGCAGAACAAGAAACAGCACGACGCGAAGAAGAAGCAGAAGCACGTCCACGTCAAGGAGGTGAAGTTCCGCCCCAAGACGGAGGAGCACGACTACGAGTTCAAGCGGAACCACATCGCGCGGTTCCTGAAACAGGGGGACAAGGTCAAGGTCTCGATCATGTTCCGCGGCCGCGAGATGCAGCACCTCGACTACGGGAAAAGGATCCTCGACCGCGTCATCGTCGAGCTCGAGGGGATCGCGATCATCGAGGCGCACCCCAGGGTCGAGGGGCATTTCATGTCGATGTTCCTCGCGCCGAAGAAGGGGCTGGTGCCGGAGAAGCCCGCCCCGCCCGTGAAGGCGGAGGCGGCCAAGCCCAGGGCCACCAGGCGCGCGCCGGCGGCGAAATCGCCCGCGGCGGCCAAGGCGACCGGGACGGGCGCAGCCATCGAGACGGGCGAAGCCATCGAGACCGGCGCAGCCATCGAGAAAGGAAGCGAAGATGCCTAA